In one window of Xiphophorus hellerii strain 12219 chromosome 23, Xiphophorus_hellerii-4.1, whole genome shotgun sequence DNA:
- the ccdc69 gene encoding coiled-coil domain-containing protein 69 produces the protein MGCSHSKKKSKGKKGEKKQKDSSRQDEGGKRSSSDLDVCLEKQLERFEWQLKILKEVLSANGSSERAELLKHHTDEEVCALVLSILDKVRTETTADLNVLHERKSKSAVEEHERHVEELQTKHEQEKTELTKRFQAAEEILKAKVEQLTAELQVYNELKKRVEYSTFKKNLQRNIQEHGSPGAFWESEQESLLFVIEMKAERVQEQSRKLQQMDELVEKNLSLEDQIVHVLQQNEDLKVRIDNCQTLIQQFSKEQQDLKVALERQMAVNQNLSQEKEQLMFKLRHRDSCPGIHLPPMMQEIAPR, from the exons GTAAACGTTCGTCTAGTGACCTGGATGTTTGTCTTGAGAAGCAGCTGGAGCGTTTCGAGTGGCAGCTGAAGATTTTAAAGGAAGTGCTCTCAGCCAATGGGAGTTCAGAGAGGGCGGAGCTACTGAAGCATCACACTGACGAAGAAGTGTGCGCGCTTGTTCTGAGCATCCTTGATAAG GTGAGAACAGAGACGACAGCTGATCTGAACGTTCTGCATGAACGCAAAAGTAAATCAGCCGTAGAAGAACATGAGAGGCATGTTGAAG AGCTGCAGACCAAACATGAACAGGAGAAAACTGAACTGACAAAAAGGTTTCAGGCGGCTGAAGAGATCCTCAAG GCCAAAGTGGAGCAGTTAACAGCTGAGCTGCAAGTCTATAACGAGTTGAAGAAACGAGTTGaatattcaacttttaaaaagaatttgcaAAGAAATATTCAG GAACATGGCAGCCCAGGTGCATTCTGGGAATCTGAGCAGGAGTCTTTGCTGTTTGTGATTGAGATGAAGGCTGAGCGTGTGCAGGAGCaaagcaggaagctgcagcagaTGGATGAACTG gTGGAGAAGAATCTGTCTCTGGAGGACCAGATCGTCCACGTCCTGCAGCAGAACGAGGATCTGAAGGTCCGGATAGACAACTGCCAGACCCTCATTCA GCAGTTTTCAAAGGAACAGCAGGACCTGAAGGTGGCGCTAGAGAGACAGATGGCAGTAAACCAGAATCTTTCTCAGGAAAAAGAGCAGCTGATGTTCAAACTGAGACACAGAGATTCATGTCCAGGGATCCACCTGCCCCCCATGATGCAGGAGATCGCCCCCAGATGA